The following is a genomic window from bacterium.
AGAGCGGGCTATGCACAGAGATGTATGGATATTCCCACAGGCACAGCCGGAAGTTCAGCGCCTTGAGCTTGCGGATGAACGCCTCGGGATCAGGATATCGTTCGGCGTCCCACTCGAATCCGAAGCGCGTCTCGACCTTCAGCCACGCGCGGCCATCCAGCACCAGGACATCGCACGGGATGCGCCGCTCGCGCATGGTGCGCGCCGCCTCCAGCGCCTCGTCGGCCGTGCGGTAGTAGCAGCGGGACATCCAGACGCCGTAGCTCCAACGCGGCGGCAGTGGCGCGCGTCCGGTCAGGTGGGTGAAGCGTTCCAGCAGCGCGGCCGGAGAGTCCGCTGCGAACAGGAAGAGGTCGAGGACGGGATCGTCCACGCGGAGCACGTAGCTGCGCTGCGACCAAGGCGGGTAGCCTACGCCGTGGACGACCCGCGCCGTCGTGTGGACGAGCAGGCCCCATCCCTGCGGGCTCCACGCGAAGGGGACGTTCTTGTACGACAGCTCGCTGTTGACGCCGAGGGCATCCTCGTTCCATGACGTTATCAACTGGCCCCGGTGGTTCAGCGGCCCGAACTTCTCGCCGAGCCCGTAGACCGGCTCGCCGGAGTGCAGGCCCAGGGCCAGGAACCACCCCTGTCGCCCCACTGCTTCGCCTTCGATAGCTACTGCCGGCAGGCGCAGTCCGCCCCGGATGTGCGCATCACCCGTTGACTCGAGCAGCGCGATGCCGCGGCGCGCCAGGCGCAGCCGTACCGGATTGGCGCACAGCTCCAGGCTGAGGTCGCCGGCCTCGAGGCGATGGACGCCGGCGTCCTGAGACAGTCTCACCTGTGGGGGCGGTTCCGGTCCGGCCGCGAGGAGACCGTAATCCGGTCCTGCCTCGGCTGTGTCTGTGCAGAGGCGCAGGCGCAGGATTCCCGGCGCGTACACCTCGGCCTGCAGCGTCCCGGTATCGGTGGCGAACCGCGCGCCGGAGGCCGTCGTGGTCTGCAGCCACAGGTTGTCAAGTCGGCGGAGCGCCGTCAGGTCAAGTCGCATCGGCCACCCACCTGAGTGATTTGTCCTCGGGATCGAACGGCAGCGGATCGTGCCCCAGCCACGCGCACAGCTCCAGCAGCGCGGCCTCCGCGTCGCCGCGGCCCCATACCAGGTGGTGCGGGAGCCGCAGGTTGAGCACGCTGGCCAGGAAGCCGCCTGCGCTCGCCGGCTTGCCCGCCCACCGCAGGTGCCCGATCCAGCCCGCGACGCCGTCGTAGCCGTCGCGCCGGTCGAGCACGGTGCCCGCGTAAACGGCCGCCCTGCGCCCTTCCAAGAACCGCAGTCCGCTGACCGGACCCGGCGCCAGGCGCATGTCGCGCACCGCGGGCAGTTCGCGGTTGAAGTGCGGCTCCAGGCGCGTGGTACCGGCGGCCCAGGCGCGCGCCGCGTTGCCGCAGTGCCAGAACAGCAGCCCGTCATCGTCGGCGTGCGAGAGGTCGAGCAGCGCCGACGGCTCCCCGGTGACGGCCGTCACCGCAAGCATGGACGCCAAACCGGCCAGATCGCCCTCGCATGCGTGTGGTAGGCCGCGATCGGCCAGGCGCGCGAACGCGGCGCAGGCCATTGTGCCGGCGCGGTCGGGCAGCTCAGGCCAGCAGCGCAGCGCGATCCCGTTATAGCCCTCAGAGAGGCGCTCTAGCGCGATCTCAAGCCGGATCGTCGGGCGCAGGTCGTCCCGCGGGATTGATGAGGGCTCGTCCATCTCGGCCAGGCGCGCGGTGACGCTGTCCTCGTCCACCTGCGCCAGCGCGTTGAACACGACGTCGAGCGGCGCGCGGTCCACCCGCAGCGGCAGGTCGGGCACTGCTTCGAGCCGGTAGAATCCGGGCGCGGTTCCGCCGATCCAGAGGACCCGGCCCTCGCGCACCGCCTTCCGGCCGCGCAGCGCCTGCAGCGTGGTCGCAAGCCGCGCCTGAAACGCCTCGCCGTCAGGGCTTCCGTAGAACCACTTCACGGGCGTCGCGCGGCCCGTCTGGAGACTCAGGCTCAGGTTGAGGCCGCACAGGGCATTCTGCGGCAGGGGTCCATCCGGCGTCGCCTCCGGCAGAGCCCATAGGCCCATCGGCATGTCGAGTCCCAGCAGAGGCACAACGAGATCTCCGGTGGCGAACGTCACGTGCTCAACGAGCAGAAGGTCGAGCGCGCCTGCACGGAGCAGCTCCGCGACCTCGGCGGCGCGGGCCCGTGCCTCCTCGGCGTCGGTCACGGGCGCGCCGGCGTAGGCGAGTGCGAATCCCAGGCGGTCAGCCAGAGCGGCCAGCGCCTTTCGGCTGGATTCCACCAGACCCATCCGAGCGCCGCGGAAGACCGGGCGGACGATGGGGACGAGGCCGACGCGAACCATTGTCTTATCCATCTGTGTCATCCCTTGACCGCGCCCGCGGTCAGGCCGCGGATCACGAGGCGTTGGCCGAGCAGGATGAGCGCCATTATCGGGACCGTGGCCAGCGCCACGGCCGCAGAGATTACGCCCCACGGGAAGGTGAACTCGCCGCGGTAGAGCGCGATGCCCACGGTGATGGTGCGGACACCGGTGGTGCTGGTGAGCGTCATCGCGATCAGAAACTCGTTCCAGGTGTAGACGAACACGATGATCCCAGCCGTGATGAGGCCCGGCGCGGCCAGCGGTGCGATGATCCGCCACAGGGTGTTCATCCGCGTGCAGCCGTCAATCAGCGCCGCCTCTTCCAGTTCGGGGGGGATCTCGCGGAAGAACGCGGTCAGGATGAAGATTGCCACCGGAAGCGAGTACGTGACGTAGGGCGCGATCAGCCCCCAATAGGTATTGAGCAGGCCCAGTTTGCGCACCAGGATGTACAGCGGGACGATCAGCGTGATCAACGGGATCATTGCCACGACAAGCAGCCCCACCAGCAGGGGTTCCCGGCCCCGGAACTTCAGCCGCGCAAAGGCGTAGGCGGCCAGCGACGCGATGAACAGGCACAGTACGGTCGAGAGCACGGTGACGATGGCGCTGTTCAGCAGGAACCGGCCAAACGGGTTCTGCGTGAACACATTGACGTAGTTGATGATCGTTGGGACCTTCGGAAGGTACGTGACCGGGAACTGGTAGAGCTCCCGCTCGGTCTTGAACGACGTGAACAGGGTCCAGAGGTACGGCGCCAGCGACCAGATTATCGCAAGCGCGACCAGAGCCGCCAGCGCAATCCGGTTGAGGATTCTGCGCCCGGCCACGGCTCAGTCCCTCGGCGCCAGCACACGGTAGTACGTGCCGGCGAAGCCCAGCGCGATCACGACCAAGATGACCGACAGCGCCGCCCCGTATCCGAAATCGAGGAACTGGAAAGTGTTCTTGTAGATGAACAGGGCAAACGTCTCGGTGGCGTTGCCCGGCCCGCCGCCGGTCATCGCAAACGGCAGGTCGAGGGCCTGGAGGGCGCCCAGCGTCCGCAGCACCAGCGACACCATGATGGCGTTGCGCAGCAGAGGAAGGGTCACGGCAAAGAAGGTCTGCAGCGGCGAGGCGCCGTCCAGACTGGAGGCCTCGTACAGATCATCGGGAATGCCCTGCAGGCCGGCCAGGAGTATCAGCGCCATGTAGGAGGCGGCTCCCCAAGTGGCCGCGACCGTCACCGCGAAGAAGGCCAGGACCGGCGAGCCCAGCCAGATGATCTGTCCCTGCACCAGACCGGTCCGGTTGAGCAGGTCGTTGATCACGCCCGCCTGATCGTTGAAGAGCCATCGCCACATCTGGCCGGCGAGCACCGGCGCCATCGTCCACGGAAGCAGCACCGCGGCCCGCACGAATCCCCGGCCGCGCTCCAGGCGGTTGACCACGAGCGCGATTCCGAGACCCAGCACGAACTGCGCGGAGACCGTGACGGTCGTGTAGATGAGCGTGACGCGGATCGCGTGCCAGGTATACTCGTCGCCGAACGCCCGCGCGTAGTTGCGCAGCCCGACGAAGGGCATACCCAGGTGCGGTTGGTCCAGCCGCAGGTGGTGCAAACTGGTCCAGACCGCGTTGAAGACCGGGTAGATCGCGAAGACCGCAAGGAAAAGCAAACAGGGCAGGAGCAGGACCGCGGCCAGCTCACCCTGGGTGATCTGACCGGTCATCCACCGGCGGACCGCGCGCGATCCTGCTCCCGGTCGTGCTATGGTCGGCGCGGTCATGCGCCGCCCTGTCCCGTTACTGGCCGAGCAGGGAGCGAATCTCTCGTGCCATGCGTGTGATCGCTTCCTCCGCGCTGAACTGGTTCGTCAGCGCAGCGTGCAGGTTTGTCTGCACGATGCTCGACAGCCGCGGGTAGTCCGCGATCTGCGGCCGCGGCCGGGCGTTTAGGACGACCTTCAGCATGTCGGGATAGTGCGGCGCCCGTTGCTTGACGATCGCGTCCTCGAACGTGTCTTTGCGCGTGGGCACGGTGCTCAACTGTATCGCCATGCTCTTCTGCGCGACCGATCCGGTCAGGAACTCGACCAGGCGATAGGCGGCTTCCTTGTTGCGGGAGAAGTTGCTGACCGCGAGCTGCCAGCCGCCGAGGGTGGACGCGCTGCCGGCGGATCCCCGCGGCAGCGGCGCGATACCCACCTTGCCCTCCACCTTGGAGCCCTCGCCCTGGAACAGGCCGTAGGCGTAGGTCCAGTTTCGTAGGAATACGAACCGGCCGTCCTGGAAGATGGCGCGCGTGTCGTCGGTCGGCAGGGTCGTAACGCCCGGCGGGGTGACACGGTGCCGCCGGACCAGATCGAGCATGAAGTTCAGGGCCTCGAGGCCCTTGCCGTTGTCCACGATGACCTTGCCGCCGGTATCGAGGATGTCGCCGCCGTTGCTCCAGAGGACCTCGAAGAAGAAGTTGGCCAGCGCCTCGATGCGCGCTCCCTGGAACAGGAACCCGCCGAGCGCCGGGTTGTTCTCGGCCGCCACGATTCGCTGCGCGGTGGCGATCATCTCGTCCCAAGTCTGCGGGACCCGCGCCCTGTGCTTCTCCAGCAGGTCCTTTCGGTAGTAGAACAGTCCCGCGTCGGCGTACCACGGGATCCCGTAGATCTTCCCGCCGATCGTGTTGGCTCTGATGCCTCCCGGCAGGTACTCCTCGCGTCGCTCTCTGGAGAGCCACTGGTCGAGCGGGGCGAGCCAGCCCGCGGCGACCATCTGAGACGGCCAGATCACGTCAATGGAGATGACGTCCACGGAGCTGTCCTTCGCCGCGAACAGGGTCACGTACCGGCTGAGCTGCTCCCCGGAGGTTCCGGGCTGTATCTGGAGGTTGACCTTTGTCCCGGGATTCTGGCGCTCGTACTGCTGAACGAGCGCGCGGTAGACGTCGGAGACGATCGCCCCGCCCGTCGCGAGCGTGCTCCAGGTGATCGTGACCGGCGTCTGTGCAGAAACGGGTAGCACTGCGAGCCCGATAGCCAGCGCCGCTACGACCGCCAGCATGCGCGTTCTCATGCGAATCTCCCTCCTCTGTCTGTGGCCTCTGTCAGGCCGGTCGTGCGATTTGGATGCTACTTGAGGTGCATCACTACCATCTTGATCTCGGTCATCTCCTCCATTGCGTACTTAGGGCCTTCCTTGCCGAAGCCGCTCTCCTTCAGGCCGCCGTACGGCATGAGGTCGGCCCGCCACTGCGGCCCCCAGTTGATGTGGATACTGCCGGACTCGGCCTCCCGCGCGAACCGCATCGCCGAGTCTAGGTTCCGGGTAAAGATCGCCGCCGAGAGACCGTAGTTGGAGTCGTTGGCCAGCGCGATGGCTTCATCAAACGTGTCGACCGCGGTGATGGCGACCGCCGGTCCGAACAGCTCGTCGCACGAGATGCGCATGCGGGGACTGACGTCGGCCACGACCGTCGGCGCGTAGACCGCGCCGTGGCGCTCGCCACCGACTACCAGCCGGGCGCCGCCGGACAGGGCTTCCGCCACCCAGGCCTCGACGCGCTGCGCCTCGGATTCGCGCACCATCGGGCCCATCGCGGTCCGCTCGTCCAGGGGATCGCCGGTGGTGATCGCGGCCACCTTGGGGGCCAGCGCGTCAACCAGACTCGCGTACACGGGCCTGAGGGGGATGATCCGTTGCGCGCTTATGCAGATCTGGCCGGCGTTCGCGTAGCCCGTGGCCGCGATTGCGGCGGCGGCTTCCTCCATGTCGGCGTCCGGCATCACGATGACCGGCGAGTTGCTGCCGAGCTCCATGGTGACCTTCTTGATGCCGGCGATCCGGCAGATCCGTTCGCCGACGTCCCGACTGCCGGTGAACGTGATCTTGCGCACGCGCGGATCGGTGCACAGCGGCTCGCCGATCTCCCGGCCGCCGCCGACCAGGCACTGGATGCCTTCCTCGGGCAGGCCCGCCTCCAGCAGCGCCTCGACGAGCTTCAGCGCGGACAGCGGCGTGTCGCTGGCCGGCTTCACGATGACGCTGTTGCCCGCGGCCAGCGCCGGGCCGACCTTGTGCATGACCAGGTTCAGCGGGAAGTTGAACGGGCTGATGGCAACGGCCACGCCGCACGGCACGCGGAGCGTGAATCCGAACTGGCCGGCGGCGCCCGGCGATCCGTCGAGTGGCACGATCTCGCCGGCGATCCGCCTGGCCTCCTCGGCCGACAGCGTCAGCGTCTCGACCGCGCGGGCGACCTCAACGCGAGACTCCTTGAGGACCTTTCCCTCTTCCAGGGTAATCGTGCGGGCGAACTCCTCGGCGCGTCCCCCGATCAGCCCCGCGGCTTTCGTCAGGATTCGGTAGCGCTCATGGCCGCTCAGCCGGCGCATGGCCCGCGCCCCGCGGGTGGCGCTCGCCAGCGCGCGCTCGACGTCCGCGGCGCCGGCCACCGGCACCGTGTCAATCACGGAGCCGTCGTAAGGGTGGATGACCGGCTGGGTCCGCGTTCCCTCGATCCACTGCCCGGCAACGTACATCCTCACGGCGTACCCCTCCGGCTCGGACCGGTCTGGATCAGGCGCTGCGGTAGAGCTTGGTCAGGACGAACTCGCGATGCCCCAGAACCTCGGCATCCGTGAGCCGGCCGCAGACGGTGCGCTCGAAGACTTCGAGAATGCGCGCCCCCGCCTCCTCCAGGCTCATCTCACCGAAAAGCAATCGCGACAGGTCCACATCAATGTGCTCGCTCATCGGCCCGGTGGTGTTTGGGTTGGGCGAGATCTTAACCACCGGTACGATCGGGTTCCCGATGACGTTCCCCTGCCCGGTGGTGAAGAAGTGGAGGACGGACCCCGCGGCCCCGGCCAGGGTGATCATCTCGGCCGCGGCGCTGGAAGTGTCCATGAAGTGCAACCCGGGACCCTTCGGCGTCTCCGCGGGCGTCAGCACCGACCGCACCGGATGTGTGCCGGTCTTCTGGATGTTGCCGAGCGCCTTTTCCTCGATCGTGGAGAGCCCTCCCGCGATGTTGCCCTCGGTCGGCTGCGAGCCGAGTAGGTCGGCACCGGTGGACTGGATGAACTCGATGTAGGCCGCATGGGTGCGCAGGAACGCCTCGCGTACTTCGGGCGTGGCGCACCGCGCCGCGATGAGGTGCTCACCGCCGGTCAGCTCGGAGGTCTCGCCGAAGATCACCGTCGCCCCTGCGTCCACCAGGTGATCCACCGCCCGGCCGAGTGCCGGGTTTCCGGCGATGCCCAGGGTGGTGTCGGACTCCCCGCACTTGAGCGAGATCACCAGGTCCTTCGGCTCGATGGGCTCGCGCTGCTGCTCGCTGGCGTCCTGCATCATAGCCTTGGCCGCCCTGGCCGCGCGCTCGATGGTGCGCAGGTCGCCGGCGCCCTCGATCGAGAAGGCCTCGACCGGCTTGCCCGTCTTGGCGATACCGTCCGCCAGTCGCTGCGTCCACTTCGGCTCGATGCCCACGACGACGACGGCGGCCACGTTGGGGTTCGCGCCGGTTCCGATCATGGTTCTAAAGAAGAGGTCGAGATCCGCGCCGAACTGCAGCCGGCCGTAGGCGTGGGGTAGCGGGAGCGCACCCGGGATCAGACGGGCCGCGCCCTCGGCCGCGGCGTTGGACAGATCGTCGAGCGGCAGGATCGCCACGTGGTTGCGGATGCCGGCCGCACCATTCCGCCGGCGGTACCCTGTGAGCCTCATGCCGACCACCTCGCGCTCTTCACGTTGTGGACGTGCACGTGCGCGCCGACCGCGATGGGTTGGGTGGCACGGCCGATGCGCTCGCCGTACTCGATGACGTCCTGGCCCTGTGGAACGTCGAGCAGCGCTAGCTTGTGTCCCAGCGGGATGGCGTCCCGGACCGTCACCGTAATCGGTCCGGACCCGTCCAGCACGCGCACCTGAACGGCCTCTCCGGGCAGCAGGTCGCCGACGGCAACCGCCACGGCATCTCCCTTCTTGTGTGCGATGGCTTGTGCGATGGCTTTGTGGACCACGGGTGCCTCCTAGTGTCCCGCGTCTAACGCTTCTTTACAATGCTTGATCTTGCGCATGATCGTCGATGCTGTAGCCGTCCAGATGAACGGACGGGGGTGCTTGTTGTTTTCCCGCAGGTACTGGTAGATGGCCCGCTCCAATTCGCGGACGCTGCGGAACGCGCCGCGCCGGATGCGCTTGCGGGTGATCTCGGCAAACCAGCGATCCACCAGATTGAGCCACGACGACCCCGTGGGAGTGAAGTGTAGATGGTAGCGGGGGCGCGCGGCGAACCACGCCTGCACCCGCGGATGCTTGTGCGTGCCGTAGTTGTCCAGGATCAGGTGAATCTCGCGTCGGCGCGGAACCATCCGGTCCACCCGCTCCAGGAAGGCCAGGAATTCCATGTGCCGATGCCGCGGCTGGCAGTGGCCGATCACCGTCCCGTCCAGGACGTTGAGGGCCGCAAACAGGGTCGTGGTCCCATGGCGGACGTAGTCAGGGGTCTGGCGCGCCGGGATTCCCGGCCGCAGCGGCAGACTCGGCTGCGTCCGATCCAGGGCCTGGATCTGGCTTTTCTCGTCCACGCACAGCACCAGCGCCTTATCGGGCGGGTTGAGGTACAGCCCGACCACATCCCGCAGCTTGCGGACGAAGTGGGGATCGCGACTCAACTTGAAGGTCTCGGTGCGATGCGGCTGCAGGCCGTGCGCGTGCCAGATGCGCCGCACGGTGGCCTCGCTCACCCCCTGCGCACGCGCCATACTCCGCGTACTCCAATGCGTCGCAGCCCGCGGGGTGGTGTGCAGGGTGGCATTCACGATGGCCGCCACCTTCTGGGCCCCGATCCGCTTGCGACGGCCCGGACGGGGCGCATCTTTGAGCAGGCCCGCGACCCCCGCCTTTGCATACCGCCGACGCCACACCAGGACCGTCGGCCGCGTGACGCCCAACTGTTTGGCCAGACCCGCGTTCGACTGGCCTTCAGCAGCGCCCAGCACGATCCGGGCACGGAGAGCCACNNNNNNNNACCCGCGTTCGACTGGCCTTCAGCAGCGCCCAGCACGATCCGGGCACGGAGAGCCACCTTCTGGGGGGAGTTGCGACCACGCACCAGGGCCTCCAGCAGGGCACGATCTTGCGGCGAAACAGGCAAGGCATTGGCTGGTTTCCACATAGTACTGACAACATAGCACGAATCCGCCGTCCATGTATAGTTATTTATGACGCACTACACTAGCTGCCGGAGTGAGATAGCCGGTGATCTTGATGCCACCGACCGGACACTCGCCGCGGAGCATGGCCCACTCTTCGCATTGCCTGTTATCTGCAAACATCCACACGCCGTATTCGCCGCCATCGCCGCGCTTCTTAATGGCCGGTGTGCCTCCTTGCTTAGCACAGTTATCCGAAGCAGGATTGGCAATCTGTCCTGCCAGCTTCTGCGTGGAGGTGGGCTGCGGCCTCGTTGTGGGAGCGCAGCCAACCAGTGCCGCGACAATGCACGAAGCTAACACCAACTCTAGAACTCGGGGCATGTGAGGATACCTCACTGGGCGCCCTGTCTGGTTGACGCGTTGGTTAGGTGCGTTGCCGTCGAAAGCGCCGATATGTGCCCACCAACGGAACAGAGAACGCCGCCAGCATCACGGTGTTCAGGATGGCGTTCTGCCAGAAACCAGACCACAGCGAGAACCCCGTGTCGGCTACGAACCAAGCGACGAGGGATGCGGCGATCATGTCCCAAGCGAGCGCATCCATCCGACGGAACGGACCGTAGAGCACGAAGAGCAGCAGAACAGCCCACCCAATCATAACCGCCCCCAGAACCCCGCCCATGAAGGCGGCGTAGGCGGCCGCATCCGGTTCGAGGGGCGAGAGCGCACGAGGCGAGAAGTAGAGCGACTCGAACGCACGCTGCATCGGGCCGGGGAGCAGTATGAGGGACAAGCCGAACGCAAGGACAGTGACCGCCGCGACCACCAGCCAGCGCCACCAGAAGGCCGTTTCGCGGTCCATGTCCCCCTCCAATCGCACCTAACGACCAAACTCAGGCGCCCGCCGGAGCTCCAGCGGAGGCGGGTCGGCTGCAGCGGGGGTTAGCCTGCTGTTGACTCATTTCAATCAAAATATACCAAACGACTGGTGGACATTGCCTCAGGGTTATCAATAGCAACCGCGGATTTCGTCACAGGCGTCCACGGCCGCAGATTAAGAGCCTCTAGAACGGGATTTCCTTTGTCGACCCACACCATGAGCAAGCTCGCCTTCTCTCGCCATCTCCACCGAATGGTCTCAAATAGATACTTTGCTGCTTGCATACCACCTGGAGCAAGCCATATCTTGCTCAACACCAATTCCTTAGCGATCCCATCAGAGGGCACCATTCGGAGAAAGGTGTTCAGAACGTAAAGTGCGCTCGGCATCTGACGAACATGAAGTGTTCTCAATCGATAAAGCTCAGACACCCCTGCACCAGCATGAATAGCACCCTCTGAATCAGTGACTACGAGGTAATGACGAAAGGGAGTGTCGAATGGAGTACTTGCGTACCAAGACGCCAGACTATCGGCGGTCTCGGGCTCATAGAAGTTGAAATCCCGGTAGAAGGAGTTCA
Proteins encoded in this region:
- a CDS encoding fucose isomerase, giving the protein MDKTMVRVGLVPIVRPVFRGARMGLVESSRKALAALADRLGFALAYAGAPVTDAEEARARAAEVAELLRAGALDLLLVEHVTFATGDLVVPLLGLDMPMGLWALPEATPDGPLPQNALCGLNLSLSLQTGRATPVKWFYGSPDGEAFQARLATTLQALRGRKAVREGRVLWIGGTAPGFYRLEAVPDLPLRVDRAPLDVVFNALAQVDEDSVTARLAEMDEPSSIPRDDLRPTIRLEIALERLSEGYNGIALRCWPELPDRAGTMACAAFARLADRGLPHACEGDLAGLASMLAVTAVTGEPSALLDLSHADDDGLLFWHCGNAARAWAAGTTRLEPHFNRELPAVRDMRLAPGPVSGLRFLEGRRAAVYAGTVLDRRDGYDGVAGWIGHLRWAGKPASAGGFLASVLNLRLPHHLVWGRGDAEAALLELCAWLGHDPLPFDPEDKSLRWVADAT
- a CDS encoding carbohydrate ABC transporter permease; the protein is MAGRRILNRIALAALVALAIIWSLAPYLWTLFTSFKTERELYQFPVTYLPKVPTIINYVNVFTQNPFGRFLLNSAIVTVLSTVLCLFIASLAAYAFARLKFRGREPLLVGLLVVAMIPLITLIVPLYILVRKLGLLNTYWGLIAPYVTYSLPVAIFILTAFFREIPPELEEAALIDGCTRMNTLWRIIAPLAAPGLITAGIIVFVYTWNEFLIAMTLTSTTGVRTITVGIALYRGEFTFPWGVISAAVALATVPIMALILLGQRLVIRGLTAGAVKG
- a CDS encoding sugar ABC transporter permease, which produces MTAPTIARPGAGSRAVRRWMTGQITQGELAAVLLLPCLLFLAVFAIYPVFNAVWTSLHHLRLDQPHLGMPFVGLRNYARAFGDEYTWHAIRVTLIYTTVTVSAQFVLGLGIALVVNRLERGRGFVRAAVLLPWTMAPVLAGQMWRWLFNDQAGVINDLLNRTGLVQGQIIWLGSPVLAFFAVTVAATWGAASYMALILLAGLQGIPDDLYEASSLDGASPLQTFFAVTLPLLRNAIMVSLVLRTLGALQALDLPFAMTGGGPGNATETFALFIYKNTFQFLDFGYGAALSVILVVIALGFAGTYYRVLAPRD
- a CDS encoding ABC transporter substrate-binding protein, yielding MRTRMLAVVAALAIGLAVLPVSAQTPVTITWSTLATGGAIVSDVYRALVQQYERQNPGTKVNLQIQPGTSGEQLSRYVTLFAAKDSSVDVISIDVIWPSQMVAAGWLAPLDQWLSRERREEYLPGGIRANTIGGKIYGIPWYADAGLFYYRKDLLEKHRARVPQTWDEMIATAQRIVAAENNPALGGFLFQGARIEALANFFFEVLWSNGGDILDTGGKVIVDNGKGLEALNFMLDLVRRHRVTPPGVTTLPTDDTRAIFQDGRFVFLRNWTYAYGLFQGEGSKVEGKVGIAPLPRGSAGSASTLGGWQLAVSNFSRNKEAAYRLVEFLTGSVAQKSMAIQLSTVPTRKDTFEDAIVKQRAPHYPDMLKVVLNARPRPQIADYPRLSSIVQTNLHAALTNQFSAEEAITRMAREIRSLLGQ
- a CDS encoding aldehyde dehydrogenase family protein, which gives rise to MYVAGQWIEGTRTQPVIHPYDGSVIDTVPVAGAADVERALASATRGARAMRRLSGHERYRILTKAAGLIGGRAEEFARTITLEEGKVLKESRVEVARAVETLTLSAEEARRIAGEIVPLDGSPGAAGQFGFTLRVPCGVAVAISPFNFPLNLVMHKVGPALAAGNSVIVKPASDTPLSALKLVEALLEAGLPEEGIQCLVGGGREIGEPLCTDPRVRKITFTGSRDVGERICRIAGIKKVTMELGSNSPVIVMPDADMEEAAAAIAATGYANAGQICISAQRIIPLRPVYASLVDALAPKVAAITTGDPLDERTAMGPMVRESEAQRVEAWVAEALSGGARLVVGGERHGAVYAPTVVADVSPRMRISCDELFGPAVAITAVDTFDEAIALANDSNYGLSAAIFTRNLDSAMRFAREAESGSIHINWGPQWRADLMPYGGLKESGFGKEGPKYAMEEMTEIKMVVMHLK
- a CDS encoding UxaA family hydrolase, whose translation is MRLTGYRRRNGAAGIRNHVAILPLDDLSNAAAEGAARLIPGALPLPHAYGRLQFGADLDLFFRTMIGTGANPNVAAVVVVGIEPKWTQRLADGIAKTGKPVEAFSIEGAGDLRTIERAARAAKAMMQDASEQQREPIEPKDLVISLKCGESDTTLGIAGNPALGRAVDHLVDAGATVIFGETSELTGGEHLIAARCATPEVREAFLRTHAAYIEFIQSTGADLLGSQPTEGNIAGGLSTIEEKALGNIQKTGTHPVRSVLTPAETPKGPGLHFMDTSSAAAEMITLAGAAGSVLHFFTTGQGNVIGNPIVPVVKISPNPNTTGPMSEHIDVDLSRLLFGEMSLEEAGARILEVFERTVCGRLTDAEVLGHREFVLTKLYRSA
- a CDS encoding UxaA family hydrolase, translated to MVHKAIAQAIAHKKGDAVAVAVGDLLPGEAVQVRVLDGSGPITVTVRDAIPLGHKLALLDVPQGQDVIEYGERIGRATQPIAVGAHVHVHNVKSARWSA
- a CDS encoding IS630 family transposase; the protein is MALRARIVLGAAEGQSNAGLAKQLGVTRPTVLVWRRRYAKAGVAGLLKDAPRPGRRKRIGAQKVAAIVNATLHTTPRAATHWSTRSMARAQGVSEATVRRIWHAHGLQPHRTETFKLSRDPHFVRKLRDVVGLYLNPPDKALVLCVDEKSQIQALDRTQPSLPLRPGIPARQTPDYVRHGTTTLFAALNVLDGTVIGHCQPRHRHMEFLAFLERVDRMVPRRREIHLILDNYGTHKHPRVQAWFAARPRYHLHFTPTGSSWLNLVDRWFAEITRKRIRRGAFRSVRELERAIYQYLRENNKHPRPFIWTATASTIMRKIKHCKEALDAGH
- a CDS encoding DUF333 domain-containing protein gives rise to the protein MPRVLELVLASCIVAALVGCAPTTRPQPTSTQKLAGQIANPASDNCAKQGGTPAIKKRGDGGEYGVWMFADNRQCEEWAMLRGECPVGGIKITGYLTPAASVVRHK